The following are from one region of the Capsicum annuum cultivar UCD-10X-F1 chromosome 1, UCD10Xv1.1, whole genome shotgun sequence genome:
- the LOC107847418 gene encoding 60S ribosomal protein L9-1 — translation MKTILSSETMDIPDGITIKVKAKQIEVEGPRGKLTRNFKHLNLDFQLIKDEETGKKKLKIDAWFGSRKTTAAIRTALSHVDNLITGVSKGYRYKMRFVYAHFPINASITGGNKSIEIRNFLGEKKVRKVDMLDGVTVVRSEKVKDELVLDGNDIELVSRSAALINQKCHVKNKDIRKFLDGIYVSEKGRIVEEE, via the exons ATGAAGACAATTCTGTCATCGGAGACAATGGACATCCCAGATGGGATAACCATCAAGGTAAAAGCAAAACAAATAGAAGTAGAAGGACCAAGAGGAAAACTAACCCGCAATTTCAAGCACTTGAATCTTGATTTTCAGCTAATCAAGGACGAAGAAACTGGTAAAAAGAAGCTGAAAATTGATGCTTGGTTTGGATCTCGCAAAACAACTGCTGCTATACGCACTGCACTTAGTCATGTTGACAATTTGATTACTGGTGTTAGTAAGGGGTATAGATATAAGATGCGTTTTGTTTATGCGCATTTTCCTATTAATGCTTCGATTACTGGTGGGAATAAGTCTATTGAGATTAGGAACTTCCTTGGCGAGAAAAAG GTGAGGAAAGTTGATATGCTTGACGGGGTTACAGTTGTCCGTTCTGAGAAAGTTAAGGATGAATTGGTATTGGATGGAAATGACATCGAACTTGTCTCTCGTTCTGCTGCCCTCATTAACCAA AAATGTCATGTGAAAAACAAAGATATCCGTAAGTTTCTGGATGGTATCTATGTCAGTGAGAAGGGAAGAATAGTTGAAGAAGAGTAA